The proteins below come from a single Zhouia spongiae genomic window:
- a CDS encoding Na(+)-translocating NADH-quinone reductase subunit A, which yields MSNDIKIKKGLNLKLKGEAERLISDAPRSKTFAIKPTDFHNVTPKMVVKPGDAVKAGDVIFFSKYSDTVKFVSPVSGTISEVKRGAKRKILEVTIDADAKDDYKEFGVKNPADLSSEEIKNHLLESGCWPFIKQRPYDVIANPEDSPKAIFISAYASAPLAADIEFILKDRKEDFQAGIDALSKLTSGKTHLSVDKNSNSFLNELSGVELHKVSGPHPAGNVGVQIHHIDPINAGERVWVINPEDVAVIGSLFRTGKLDATRVIAVAGTEAPKAQYFKAKIGTSVKDIIGTVPASVRIISGDVLTGDKIGNASAIGYYHNVVTLIPEGNEYRMFGWLPFKDNNIPSMSRTSFAWLFPNKKYKVNANLNGEERALVVTGEMEQVMPMDIYPMQLIKECMIGNIEKMESLGIYEVAPEDFALIDYTSTSKLEAQSIIRVALDIMIKEVG from the coding sequence ATGTCAAATGACATTAAGATTAAGAAAGGCTTAAATTTAAAGCTTAAAGGCGAGGCAGAAAGACTGATTTCTGATGCGCCCAGATCTAAAACCTTCGCTATAAAACCTACCGATTTTCACAATGTAACTCCAAAAATGGTTGTAAAACCAGGTGATGCTGTTAAGGCAGGAGATGTGATTTTCTTTTCTAAGTATAGCGATACGGTAAAATTTGTATCTCCGGTAAGCGGAACAATCTCTGAAGTAAAAAGAGGAGCCAAAAGAAAAATTCTTGAGGTAACCATCGATGCCGATGCAAAAGATGATTACAAAGAATTTGGGGTGAAGAACCCGGCTGATCTTTCTTCGGAAGAGATTAAAAACCACTTGTTGGAAAGTGGTTGCTGGCCGTTTATTAAACAACGTCCTTACGATGTTATCGCAAATCCTGAAGACAGTCCGAAGGCTATCTTTATATCAGCGTATGCTTCTGCTCCTCTGGCAGCAGATATTGAGTTTATACTGAAAGATAGAAAGGAAGATTTTCAAGCGGGTATAGACGCCTTGTCAAAGCTAACATCCGGAAAAACCCATTTATCTGTCGATAAAAACTCAAACTCATTTTTAAATGAGTTAAGCGGGGTTGAGCTTCACAAGGTTTCAGGACCACACCCTGCGGGTAACGTTGGAGTGCAGATTCATCACATAGATCCTATTAACGCGGGAGAACGTGTATGGGTAATCAATCCTGAAGATGTGGCTGTTATAGGTTCTTTATTCAGAACCGGTAAGCTTGATGCTACCAGGGTTATTGCTGTTGCAGGTACTGAAGCTCCTAAGGCACAGTATTTCAAAGCTAAAATAGGGACTAGTGTAAAAGATATAATAGGGACTGTTCCTGCTTCGGTTAGGATTATCAGTGGCGATGTGCTGACGGGAGATAAAATAGGCAACGCTTCGGCTATTGGATACTACCACAATGTAGTTACCCTGATTCCGGAGGGGAATGAGTATCGTATGTTCGGTTGGTTGCCTTTTAAAGACAATAACATTCCGAGTATGTCGAGAACTTCATTTGCATGGTTGTTCCCGAACAAAAAGTACAAGGTGAATGCAAACCTGAATGGCGAGGAGAGAGCTTTGGTCGTTACCGGTGAAATGGAACAAGTAATGCCAATGGATATCTATCCGATGCAACTGATCAAAGAATGTATGATCGGAAATATCGAGAAAATGGAAAGTCTGGGTATTTATGAAGTTGCTCCTGAGGATTTTGCATTAATTGACTATACTTCTACATCTAAATTAGAAGCCCAGTCGATCATCCGTGTAGCGCTAGACATAATGATCAAAGAAGTTGGTTAA
- a CDS encoding NADH:ubiquinone reductase (Na(+)-transporting) subunit B: MSFLRNKLDQLRKPFGKGEKWEKFAPAINAFDTFLFVPNHTTKKGAHIRDAVDLKRTMITVVIALLPALIYGIYNTGYQHFTQLGESFTFMDAFLHGAAKIVPMIIVSYAVGLAIEFAFAVYRGHEVNEGFLVTGLLIPMIMPVDIPLWMVAISVVFAVLIGKEAFGGTGMNILNPALTARAFAFFAYPTYMSGNKVWVSEATHVDAISGETILGSLAAGREAGYDMWSMFAGSIPGSIAETSTLWILVGAAILILTGVGSWRIMLGGVIGAAFMGFLFNLWGVNALMSFPWYEHLLVGGFAFGIVFMATDPVSAAQTFKGKWIYGILVGIFCIMIRVFNPAYPEGVMLAILLMNVFAPTIDHYVVEANVKRRKKRLEAAKVKTA; this comes from the coding sequence ATGAGTTTTTTAAGAAATAAATTAGATCAACTTAGAAAGCCTTTTGGAAAAGGTGAGAAGTGGGAGAAGTTTGCGCCTGCAATCAATGCATTCGATACTTTTCTTTTTGTACCTAATCATACAACAAAAAAAGGTGCTCATATCAGAGACGCAGTAGATTTAAAGCGAACAATGATTACCGTTGTTATCGCTTTGTTGCCGGCATTGATATATGGGATATATAATACAGGGTACCAGCATTTCACGCAGTTGGGAGAATCATTCACTTTTATGGATGCTTTCTTGCACGGAGCCGCTAAAATAGTACCGATGATAATCGTGTCGTATGCGGTAGGTCTGGCAATTGAATTTGCCTTCGCTGTATACAGAGGTCACGAGGTGAATGAAGGGTTCTTGGTAACGGGATTGTTGATTCCGATGATTATGCCTGTCGATATACCACTATGGATGGTAGCTATTTCTGTGGTATTTGCAGTTTTAATCGGTAAAGAAGCTTTCGGAGGTACAGGGATGAATATCCTGAACCCTGCCCTTACGGCAAGAGCATTTGCCTTCTTTGCGTATCCTACCTATATGTCAGGGAACAAAGTATGGGTTTCTGAAGCTACACATGTAGATGCTATCTCAGGAGAGACTATTTTGGGAAGTTTAGCAGCAGGAAGAGAAGCCGGATATGACATGTGGAGCATGTTTGCCGGTTCTATACCAGGTTCAATTGCAGAAACATCCACATTGTGGATATTGGTCGGAGCAGCTATTTTAATCCTTACAGGAGTTGGTAGCTGGAGAATTATGCTGGGAGGTGTAATTGGTGCAGCATTTATGGGATTCCTCTTTAATTTATGGGGTGTTAATGCACTAATGAGCTTTCCGTGGTATGAGCATTTATTAGTAGGAGGTTTTGCTTTTGGTATAGTGTTTATGGCAACAGATCCTGTTTCTGCGGCACAGACATTCAAAGGGAAATGGATTTACGGAATCTTAGTCGGAATTTTTTGTATTATGATTCGTGTGTTCAACCCGGCGTATCCGGAAGGAGTAATGCTTGCCATATTATTAATGAATGTATTTGCTCCTACAATTGATCACTATGTGGTTGAGGCAAACGTTAAAAGAAGAAAGAAACGTCTTGAGGCGGCAAAAGTTAAAACAGCATAA
- the nqrC gene encoding NADH:ubiquinone reductase (Na(+)-transporting) subunit C, with translation MNRDSNIYIFSFAAIMVVIVASILSFTAVSLKPRQQENVRNEKMQSILHTIGIEVERDGAQAKYDEYIKEELSLKADGTVDENVDAFTLELNKELKKTVDEQRFPLFVADVDGEKYYIVPLRGAGLWNAIWGYISLKEDMNTVKGTIFDHAGETPGLGAEITQGWFQERFVDEKIFSPNGELVGIAVQKGYGGGNNKDDNAVDAISGATITGDGVTNMIKERLSHYLPYFEKNNTKLALN, from the coding sequence ATGAATAGAGATAGTAATATATATATATTTTCATTCGCTGCTATAATGGTTGTGATAGTTGCTTCGATACTATCGTTTACTGCAGTATCACTAAAACCACGTCAGCAGGAGAATGTCAGAAACGAAAAGATGCAAAGTATTTTGCATACCATCGGTATCGAAGTAGAAAGAGATGGAGCTCAGGCTAAATACGATGAGTATATTAAAGAGGAGCTTTCTCTTAAAGCAGATGGTACCGTTGATGAAAATGTAGATGCTTTTACATTAGAGCTTAATAAAGAGCTTAAAAAAACAGTTGATGAACAACGCTTTCCTTTGTTTGTTGCAGATGTAGACGGAGAAAAATATTATATAGTTCCGCTGAGAGGAGCAGGTCTTTGGAATGCCATCTGGGGATACATATCTTTAAAAGAAGATATGAATACTGTGAAAGGTACTATTTTCGATCACGCAGGTGAAACACCAGGTTTAGGAGCTGAAATTACGCAAGGATGGTTTCAGGAGCGTTTTGTAGATGAAAAAATATTTAGTCCTAATGGTGAGTTAGTAGGAATTGCGGTACAGAAGGGTTATGGCGGAGGAAATAACAAGGATGATAATGCGGTTGATGCGATTTCCGGAGCAACGATTACTGGTGATGGGGTTACGAATATGATAAAAGAGCGCTTATCGCACTATTTACCATATTTTGAAAAAAATAATACTAAACTGGCTTTAAATTAA
- a CDS encoding NADH:ubiquinone reductase (Na(+)-transporting) subunit D has product MGKEKNKTSKSPVVLFVGEEKEPLFSKKNRQLLSDPLNDNNPITVQVLGICSALAITVQLKPSIVMAIAVMAVMAFGNVIVSLIRNLIPNRIRIIVQLVVVASLVILVDQVLKAFAYDVSKQLAVFVGLIITNCIVMGRLEAFALGNGLWKSFLDGIGNAAGYGLILIAVAFFRELLGSGKLFGYEVLGHKGATLAESTGLYAMGYENNGLMLLSPMALITVGIIIWVQRSKNRKLIEKN; this is encoded by the coding sequence ATGGGAAAAGAAAAAAACAAGACTTCAAAATCGCCGGTGGTTCTTTTCGTAGGAGAAGAGAAGGAACCTCTTTTTTCGAAGAAAAACAGACAGCTTTTATCAGATCCTTTAAATGATAACAACCCGATTACGGTTCAGGTACTTGGTATTTGTTCTGCTTTGGCAATTACGGTTCAGTTAAAACCTTCGATAGTAATGGCAATTGCCGTTATGGCAGTAATGGCCTTTGGTAATGTTATTGTATCGCTTATCAGGAACTTGATCCCTAACCGAATCCGTATTATTGTTCAGCTGGTAGTGGTAGCTTCACTGGTAATCTTGGTAGACCAGGTATTGAAAGCATTTGCCTATGATGTAAGTAAACAGTTAGCGGTATTTGTTGGATTGATTATAACCAACTGTATTGTAATGGGACGTTTAGAAGCCTTTGCTTTAGGTAACGGCCTATGGAAATCGTTCCTGGATGGTATCGGTAATGCTGCCGGATACGGACTTATCCTTATTGCTGTAGCATTTTTCAGAGAGCTTTTGGGTTCTGGTAAGTTATTCGGGTACGAGGTGTTAGGACATAAAGGAGCGACCTTGGCTGAGTCTACAGGGCTATATGCTATGGGATATGAAAATAACGGTTTAATGTTGTTATCGCCGATGGCCCTTATCACTGTAGGGATCATTATATGGGTACAGCGTTCGAAGAACAGAAAGCTGATAGAAAAGAACTAA
- the nqrE gene encoding NADH:ubiquinone reductase (Na(+)-transporting) subunit E: MDYVNLFVRSIFIENMIFAYFLGMCSYLAVSKTVKTAVGLGAAVIFVLFVTVPANYLLDNYLLRPGALAWLGEEYANIDLSFLSLIMFIAVVASMVQLVEMIVEKFAPALYGALGIFLPLIAVNCAILGGSLFMQQKDFSAVSEAAVYGLGSGIGWFLAILAIAAIREKITYSNVPAPLRGLGITFIITGLMALGFMSFMGIKL; encoded by the coding sequence ATGGATTACGTAAATTTATTTGTTAGGAGCATATTTATCGAAAACATGATTTTCGCCTATTTCTTAGGAATGTGTTCTTACTTGGCAGTATCTAAAACAGTTAAAACCGCAGTGGGTCTTGGGGCTGCTGTAATATTTGTATTGTTTGTAACTGTTCCGGCTAACTACTTGTTAGATAATTACCTGCTCAGACCGGGTGCTTTGGCATGGTTAGGAGAGGAATATGCAAATATAGATCTAAGCTTTTTGTCCCTGATTATGTTTATCGCAGTTGTTGCGTCGATGGTACAATTGGTTGAGATGATTGTAGAAAAGTTTGCTCCGGCACTTTACGGGGCTTTAGGTATATTTCTTCCACTTATCGCTGTAAACTGTGCTATCTTGGGAGGCTCTTTGTTTATGCAACAAAAAGACTTCAGCGCAGTATCAGAAGCGGCTGTATATGGTTTAGGATCAGGTATCGGATGGTTTTTAGCCATTTTGGCTATTGCTGCTATTCGTGAAAAAATCACTTATTCAAATGTACCGGCTCCTTTAAGAGGCCTTGGTATTACATTTATCATTACAGGGCTTATGGCACTTGGTTTCATGAGCTTTATGGGAATTAAATTATAA